CTCGGTGCCACGATTTCCGCTCCTGCCTCGGCATGAGACAGTGCCTGACGAACCAGAATGTCTTTGGTGATATCGTTGATCACATAGCCTTGTTCATCGATTACCCCGTCCTGCCCATGGGTGGTATAGGGATCGAGCGCCACATCGGTCAGGATGCCCAGTTCTGGCACTGCGTCTTTCAGCGCGCGTACCGCGCGTTGCACCAGGCCATCTGGATTATAGGATTCTTCTGCGTGCAGCGATTTCAAGCCCGGCTCGATGACCGGAAATAGGGATATCACCGGCACACCGAGCATGGCGATGGTTTCCGCTTCCTTGATCAGCAAGTCGATAGTCATGCGTGAGACATCGGGCATCGTTGCGACCTGTTCTTGACGGTTGTTGCCTTCCATGACAAACACGGGATAAATCAGGTCGTTGACCGTCAATTGATTCTCAGCAGCCAGGCGGCGGCTGAAGTCATGACGGCGCATGCGGCGCATGCGGCGGCCTGGGAAGGAACCCTGAAATGCGTGGCTCATAGTTTTCTCCTAATTCAAACCAACCAGGATAGCTGGCGGGTGTTGTCATTGGTTTTTCGGCGCAGAAGACTGGGTCTGTTGCCGCAGATTAGAAACAAAACAGCCTCAAGATACCGGGGGTTCTTCGCCTTGGTTTTCTCCTTCCGGCGGCGCATTGCGTTTGCCCGTATAGAAACGGGCGAAGAATATCCCTACCTCATACAGCAGGTACATCGGTATTGCCAGTAAAGTCTGTGAAAACACGTCAGGCGGCGTTAGTAACATCCCCACCACAAACGCCCCGACCAACACATAAGGTCGTTTCTTCTTCAGATCTTCCGGCGAGGTTACACCGCTCCAGCAAAGCAGGATAATGGCAACGGGCACCTCGAAGGCTACGCCGAACGCCATAAACAGCGCCATGACGAAATCGAGGTAGTTATTGATGTCGGTGGCGATCATCACCCCGACTGGCGCAGTCTTGGCGAAGAAGCTAAAGGCAAGCGGAAACACGATAAAGTAAGCGAAGGCCACGCCGAGATAAAACAGCAAGCTGCTGGAAACCAGCAGCGGCACCATTAACCGACGTTCATGTTGGTACAGCGCCGGTGCGATAAAAGCCCAGACTTGATACAGGATCATCGGTGCTGAAACAAACACCGAGACGACCAGGGTCAGCTTGATGGGAGTAAAGAACGGTGACGCCACATCGGTGGCGATCATGCTAGCCCCGACAGGTAGTTGTTTAATCAACGGTGCAGCGACCCATTGGTAAATGTCGTTGGCGAAATAGACCAGCACCAAAAAGATCACCAACACGCTGATAATCGAGTTTAACAACCGCTTACGCAATTCTATCAGGTGACTGATAAGGGGTTGGGTATCTTCAACAGCCATGTTTTAACGATCGCCACTAGGTTGGTGAGATGATGAGGTTTTCTCCGCAACAGGTTCAGAAGCCGTGGTGATTGACGGTGTGGCCACCGAGCTTGTCGCAGGCTGAGGCTCCACCACAGTCGGTGTCACGCCAGCGTGACTGGCTGCTGGGTCAGTGACTTGCGGGTTATGAAGGGGGCTGGTTCGTTCGCCTTGGTAAGTGCGTTTCAATGACTCTGTCGCCTCTTTTAGCTCCTCCATCGACGCCTTCAGCTCTGGCGTCAGGTGCTGTAGGCCAGCCTGTTCGGCCTTTTTCAGGCTGTCTTGTCGTTCTTGCAACTTCAGTTCTTGAGCAAGCTCATGCTGCACCGAGGCTGCCAGCGAACGTAACGCACGAACCCAGCTCGAAACTGTTCTGACCGCTACTGGCAACCGCTCCGGCCCAAGAACGACCAGACCGATAACCAGTACCAGCAGCAGTTCACTAAACCCAATGTCAAACACGGTTTATACCTGCTCTTTTTTCTGCGGATTTTCTGTTTTTACTTCCGGCGGCTTATCGGTAATCGGTTTGGCCGTGAAGTCAGCGTCATCCAGGCTGCTTTTCTCAGCCGTTTGGGTTGGCGGTGGCGTTTCGTCGCCGATCGCTTTTTTGAAGTCCTTGATGGAGGCACCGAGATCAGAACCCAATGTGCGGAGCTTTTTGGTGCCAAACAGCAGCACCACGATCACTGCGATAACCAACAATTGCGTAATACTAATACTGCCCATTCCAGTTACCTCTACATTTAAAAGGGCTTTAAAGTCTACAGGATTGACCAGGGTATCGAACCCATTCAAGGAGTTCGCTGCCAGCCAATCACCCAGCAGATAACGCCAGCAGCCATTATCCAGACGGGGAAAAGTGCGACCTGTCCTAACAGCAGCAGTGTACCGCTTACTAACAGTGTAGCGCCAACGCCGAGCAAATAACGCGATTGCCCCTGACGAACCCGCTGCACCTGCATCTGCTCAGTCAGCTTATCCACGCTTTGCAGCAGCAACTTATGCTGCTGCAAGCTGTGGTAAAACAGTTCAGGTAATTCGGGCAACTTCTCTGCCCAGAACGGTGCTTTTTCTTTCAGTGCACGTATCGCTGCTGGTATGCCGACCTGATCGCGCAGCCAGCTCTCAAGAAAGGGTTTGGCGGTGGTCCATAAGTCCAATTGTGGGTAGAGCTGTCTGCCCAGACCTTCAACATACAGCAAGGTCTTCTGCAATAACACCAGTTGCGGTTGCACTTCCATATTGAAGCGGCGTGCCGTATTGAACAGGTTTAACAGCACGTTGCCAAATGAGATCTCCGCCAACGGTTTTTCGAAGATCGGTTCACACACCGTGCGAATGGCGAATTCAAAATCTTCCACGTTGGTGTCGCGCGGTACCCAACCTGAGTCAACGTGCAACTCTGCCACCTTACGGTAATCGCGATTGAAAAAGGCGATGAAATTTTCCGCCAGATAGCGTTTGTCGTCTTTGTTCAGCGAACCGACGATACCGCAGTCAATACCGATATAGCAGGGATCTTCCGGGTGCTGGTAGCTGACAAAAATATTACCGGGATGCATATCTGCATGGAAGAAGCTGTCGCGGAATACCTGCGTAAAGAACACCTGAACACCGCGTTCTGCCAACAGCTTCATGTTGGTGCCTTGCTGTTCCAGTGCGTTAATGTCCGAAACCGGAATACCGTAGATCCGTTCCATCACCAGCACGTTTTCACGGCAGTAATCGGCGTAGACTTCAGGCACATACAGCATCGAGCTACCTTCAAAATTGCGGCGTAACTGAATGGCGTTGGCCGCTTCGCGCAGCAGGTTCAATTCATCCAGCAAGGTCTTCTCGTACTCGCGAACCACTTCACGCGGGCGCAGACGGCGGCCATCTGGCATCAACATTGGCACCCAACCGGCCAAGCGATACATCAGGCGAACGTCAGCCTTGATGATCGGCTCGATATCTGGCCGTATCACCTTTAGCACCACTTCCTGTCCGGTGGTTTTCATCCGGGCGCTATGTACTTGTGCAATGGAGGCGGATGCCAGCGCTTGTGGGTCAAACTCGTCAAACCAGGCCTCCAGCGGCCCCCCCATCGTCTGTTCGATAGACTTGCGTGCCAGCGCGCCATCAAAGGGGGACACCCGATCCTGTAGCAGCGTCAGTTGATCGGCGATGTGCGGTGGAAACAAGTCACGGCGGGTCGACATCATCTGGCCGAACTTGATCCACACCGGCCCCAGATCTTGCAGCGCCAGCCGCAAACGCTCGCCCAGCGGTTTGTCCTGATGCCGATTCGGCATCCAGAACAGCAACCGACGGCCAAAACGCAAGAGCGGCGTCAGGCGCATTTTAGGGATTAATTCATCCAGGCCATAACTAAGAAAAACGCGGACGATCAAATACAGGCGGCACAGTTCACCAGGGGTCATCGCTTGCCCTCCAACTGGTTCATGCGGGCGATCAGCGCTTGTGTGCTGTGGGTGACGGCGTCAACATCCTCGTTGAACCAGGCCACTTCCCGCGATCCCGGTGCCACACGCCACTCTTCCGTTAGCGTCTCCGCCATTTCATGTTGCCAGCGCTGTAAACCGGCTTTCAACAAGCTGGCTCCTTTGCCCAACGCCTGGGTGATGCCCTGAGCGGCAATATCGCCGATGTAGGGTGCCAGCCATTCGGCAGGATCCCACTCAGCCAGATCGAGCAGCGCGACCCACTGTTGTACCACCTGAATGTCGCCTTCCGCCATCAGTTCGCCGCAACGCATCAACACTGGCAGTTGCTGGCGATCGCGCAACTTCAGTAGCGCCGGGATACGGCTACGTACCGTACAATCCGCGTTATCTTCATATTGCCCCAGCACATCCACCCGCCGCTCGCTAAACACTAGCACCAGCGGAGAGGCCAGTTCCTTCAGCTCAATGCGCAGCACCTTGCCCGCTAAACGCTGCCGGGCGGATTTCATGCTGCGATCGTGAAAGAGTAAGCTGTTGAGCGAGGTTTCCAACGCGCCAGTCAACAGGGGGGTAAACAGCATCGGCATATTCATCTCAGAATTTGAAGCCACGGTGCAAGGCTACAATGCCGCCGGTCAGGTTGAAATAGGTGACGTTATCGAAACCAGCATTGACCATCATACCCTTTAGGGTTTCCTGATCGGGGTGCATGCGGATTGATTCGGCCAGATAACGGTAGCTGTCTGGATCCTTCACCACCAGTGCGCCGATTTTTGGCAGCACATGGAAAGAATAGGCATCGTAGGCTTTGTTCAACGGTGCCAGCCGAGGCTTGGAGAATTCCAGTACCAGCAGACGGCCACCCGGTTTCAGTACGCGGAACATCGAACGCAGCGCTTTGTCTTTTTCGGTGACGTTGCGTAGGCCGAAAGCGATAGTGATGCAATCAAAATAGTTATCAGGGAACGGTAATGCTTCCGCATTGGCCTGCACATAGCTGATATTGCCGACGATGCCGCGATCGCGTAGCTTGTCGCGACCCACCTTGAGCATTGAATCGTTGATATCCGCTAGCACCACCAGTCCCTGCTCGCCAACTATGCCGGAGAATTTGGCCGCTAAGTCACCCGTACCGCCAGCTAGATCCAAGACCCGCTGCCCACGGCGCACGCCGCTACAGTCAATGGTGAAACGTTTCCAGATACGGTGGATGCCGAATGACATCAGATCGTTCATGACGTCATACTTTGCCGCTACCGAATGAAAAACATCCGCCACCATGGCCTGTTTTTCGTCTCTAGCAACGGTACGAAAACCAAAATCGGTCGTTTTCTGCGGTTGTTCTGCCATATTCTGCCTGCTATTCAGTCAATTTGGTGCTGCTGAGTGTACCAGAACCCCACGTAATACCCCACCTTGCTGCGGTGTTCAAGGGGGCGAAACGGCGTTTGCTTTCCCTGCGGGAGGGTCTTCTTCTGCCTGCGGTAGCATACTGGCCGGTTGGTTGCCCACCGCCGCCTCGGCTTCGTGCTGTTGTGCGCTGGCCTGCTGAGCCAATAACGGATTGATTGGCCGCTTCACTTCGACTCCCAGCGTGCGGAAACCCTCGGTCTGGCCAATAAGATTACCACGGCCAGTACTCAGTTTGTTCATTGCCTGGCGATAACTGTCCTGTGCTTTGTCCAAGCTTTGCCCCAGTGCGGACATGTCGTCGACGAACAGCCGCATTTTGTCATATAGCTTTGCTGCCCGGTCTGCGATGTGTTGAGCGTTCTGGCTTTGGTGCTCGTAGCGCCACAGGTTAGTGATGGTGCGTAGCGCCACCAGCAGCGTAGTTGGGCTGACCAACATGATGTTGTGCTTAAGCGCCTCGCTGATCATCTCCGGCGCACGGTCAATCGCCAGTAGAAAGGCCGGTTCGATGGGGATGAACATCAGCACGTAATCCAGCGAGCGCAAACCGGGCAACTGCTGATAATCCTTGTGCCCCAGCAGCCGGATATGGCCGCGCAATGAGGCAATATGCTCGTTTAGCGCCGCCTCGCGCTGTGCCTCGTCTTCACCGTTAAAATAACGCTCATAGGCAATCAAGGACACCTTGGCGTCGATCACCACATCCTTGCCTTGCGGCAGACGGACGATCACATCCGGTTGCATGCGACTATGGTGATCCACCCGCACGTTGACCTGGGTTTCATACTCATGCCCCTCGCGCAGGCCGGAGGCTTCCAGCACCCGGCTCAGCACCACCTCGCCCCAGTTGCCCTGGGTTTTGTTGCCCCCTTTTAGCGCCTTGGTGAGGTTGATGGCTTCACGCGCCATCTGGGCATTCAATTGCTGCAAATGGCGTATTTCATGCGTCAACGTATGGCGCTCGCGTGCTTCCTGTCCAAAGCTGTCTTGCACCTGTCGGCGAAAACCGTCCAGTTGTTCACGTAACGGCAACAGCAGGCGATCCAGGCTTTGCTGGTTTTGTTCATCCACCTTGCGGCCACTATGTTCGAAAATACGGTTTGCCAGGTTTTCGAATTGGGTAGTGAGACGCTGTTCGCTGTTGATCAGCAGGCGCTGCTTCTCTTCTGCGGCCATGCGGGTCTCCTCCAGCCGGATGGTGACTTCACGTAGTTCGGCTTCCTGCGCGCTGTTGACCTCACGCTGGGCGCGCAGTTCCTGATTGAGCAACTCACACTCGTTGCGCCAGTGATTGAGCTGTTGCAGCTTTTCCTGCCCAGTTGCCAGTTGGCTGTGTAAATTGCGCAGTTCCAACTCGTTCTGGCGCATTTGTTGCTCATGGTGTCGTAACGTTTCCTCTCGAGCCGCTGCCGCCTGCTGCACCTGTTGCAACGCTTGCTCCAGCAAACGCAGTTCGGTCTCATACCGCGCGTTGGTCTGCTGCGCCAGTAGGCTGGCGATCAGCCACCCGAGTAGCAGGCCGATCCCCCCCCCACCGATCCCATAAACCAGACTGCTATCCACCCTGCCTCCTGTTAAACCTTGCCGCTACGGCGTTTCACACGCCCATTGCCTGTCACGTTAAGGGGAGGCTGTATGGATGTCCAGCACATTTTCATTGAAGGGGCGCAGTAGCGAAAAGTGATACCGCGCTGATTAGGTAGGTTAAAACAGTTTGAAGCGGTACTCGGCAATAAATTCTGCCGCCAGAGAATGAGACGTCTGATAGCGTCCATCGGCTATTACGGGGGTATTATTCTGGTGCTTATAGGACCAACCTGGGCCAACGATGGCGAGCACCGTCAGATTTTTCAACTTGTGATGTGAAGGCGTCCAGCGGCCAAAAGCGTTAATCTCACCGAGGCGTACCCTAGCCCCTTGATAGTCGAATTGACCATAGGTACCGAGCAGCCCGGCGGTGAATTCAGGCGTCATGCGGTATTCGGCTTCCATCCCCAGCATGGTTTCACCATCAGCCATATACGCTTCCACATTGGCCATAGAGGTGAAGGTGCCGCGTGAGTCTTTCGTCATATGACGCGGATAAAACCCCAACGCTCCTTCCCCTTTTGGTGCCCGAGTATGGGCGATACCCAACTTGAGGTTCCAGCGTGGCTCCTGCCATTTAGCATCGAAAGCATAGTGGTTGGCATTACGATCGAAATGACGTTTACTCAGCGCCATCGCCTGATAGCCGTCCAGCGCTTGGGTGGTGTAAATCTGGCTGCCCAGTGTGAGTTTCTCATCGGGGCTGAACGCCAGCCGTAAGATTTGGCGGCGCAAGTAGTCCTGAGATTCACCGTACGCCAATTGACCATTGAACAGGTCATTCTTATAGCCTAGCTCGGCAGTGGCGAGATGGCCGATAACACGGCCATCGTTGGTTTGCAGGCGTAGACTTTCGGGGGAGTTGCGCGCCATGGAACGCTCGATATAAGCCCCACGGAAAGACAACCCGGCACGCGTCGCTCCGCCTGACCAGCCCAAATAGCTGCTGGGAGAAAGACGGGTGGAACGGGAAATCACGCCATAATCGCGCAGTGTTTGCCAGCCCCACTGCGCATTGAGCGTAGCGCCACCCACCTCGCCTTTCAGTTTAATATAGCGCTGCCCAATTTTACTGAACCCCGCTGCATTGTCTTTACCATCATTGAGTTTGTTGTTGTACAACACGCCGCGAGAATTAAAAGCATCGCTAGCGCCCAGTTTTACTGCGCTGTAGTAATCAAGGTTAACACCGAGGATATCCGCCAGATAACCGGATTGATAGCCTAGCGCCAGCCCTTGTCCCCAGGCGCTGTGGATCTCCTGAGGCTTGGCAATGTCGGCGTCATCTTTGAGGTATTTCCAATAATTTTTCAGTGAGATCTCAGCCTGACTGTCCTTAAAAAAGGACGAATCAACCAGGCTTTTATCGGCACTCTGCGCTGTAGTTGATAATAGCGCAATAGCAATAACACCCCATGAAGCAGAATTTTTCATTATCATTACCCTCTGCATTAAGCATAAAGGTACCCTCCAGGGAAAATGTAATATCCCCAGGCATGCTAAGCCCGTGAAGAGTCTTTTTATTTTATAAAGTGAGTGTTACTGAGTTTTATTAATAATGGCTTTTCCTTTAGTAACATAACTAAAATCACCCACATCTTTCACCGTATATTTACCATTTTTATAAGAAATTTTGACTACTGCCGCATTCTCCAGTGGCTTATCTTTTTTCGGATCATCCGTCATATCTGAAATCATCATTAGCATTGATAACCCGGAAGAGACTGCCAAGATATTTTTATCTCCAGCCTTTACCGCATCCTGCACCATAGTATTCAGCGCACGTTGCATGCGCGTTTTTATCTGCAATGCATTTTCTGCTTCTTTTTTGTCATCGCTCTGACTGATGGCGTTTACTAATGTGATCAGCCTTAGGCGGCCTTCGTTTACCTGTTGTAACATCACCGCACCAGAGGCGATACCCAGCTTTTTAGCGGTGGCATTGGTCATTTCCTCATTACGTAGCCCTTCATAGCCGCCGAAGAACATCTCTCGTAAATCAGGCAGTTCCGTTACCTTAACGTTTGGTTGTACCCTCTCCTTTAGGATCACTTGCATCGTTTCGCGCTGGTGCCCAGCATCGCTGGTGTAATAACGATCAAAAGCGATCTCTTTCAACCCGGCTCCCAAGTAACGAGCCGTTTCAACCCCCGCTGGCGTCAACGGTGAATCAGACCAACCTTGTACCCGATCATAGGTATTGAGTATTGTTTTACCGTGGCGTGCAAAATAAATATTAATGCTGTCGTTCTCTACCGCTGAGGCAGTGAATGCTGAAATAGAAGAAAGCGTAAGTACAGTGGTTAATAGCCAAGTTTTAATTTTCATCGACATTCCTTAGTGGAAAATATAACGCCTATATATAAGTTTTTATGGTTCATGGATCGCGTAATAAGGGTGAAAAAAAACCCAAACCCGTTGACAAATTTGTCTTGGGTCTGGGTTTTGCCTGTTTAATTACAGTAACAATCCACTTATGATGGAAATTATCATCGTAAAAAAATAAAGGAAATAAAAAAACCACAGATAGATATAAATTCGTGATCGAATTCTCAGGCTTTCCTTAATAATTAATGTAACGCTTATAAATAATGAGATCCTATCCCGTTAGGCGTACATTGTTGCCGCCCGTTTGCACGCCGACAGCGCGCAACAATCGCAGCCTACAGGGAGTACCTGAGGAGGGCGAACACTGCCCAGAGCCAAAATGGCAAATAAAATAGCCTTATGAGATAGGTTCTATACCCTAAATAATTCAAGTTGCAGGAAGGCAGCAACGCAGCCAACCCCCCAGGAGCTTACATCAGTAAGTGACTGGGGGGGGGGGTGAGGAAAGCTAACGCACATGCAACTTGAAGTATGACGGGTATAAATAAGCAGCCCTCAGCCTAACCACTGGCTTAGCCATTTAATACCCAATGCGCCCGGTGCCAGAATGCCAAACGCCCAAATCATCGCTGAGGTGATATTCGCCAGTTGGAAATAGCCCTGCGGCATGCCGCAGATCCCGCCGACCAACGGCACCACGGCGCGCAATGGGCCGAAGAAACGGCCGATGAAAATGCCCAGCACGCCCCAGCGTTCAAAAAAGGCATGGCCGCGTGTCAGCAATTGAGGATTGCGCGACAGTGGCCACATATCAACAACCCGATGCTGATAGTGATGACCGATCCAATAGGAAAGCCAGTCGCCGAAGAAAGCGCCAACGGCAGCAGCAGCCCAAATCGGCCAGAAAGCGATACCGCTTTCGCCAATCAGCGCCCCCAGTGCCAGCAGGATCACCGTGGCGGGCAGTAGCAGTGACAGAAACGCCAACGACTCGCCGAACGCCAGAAAGAAGATAATGGGGATGGCCCAGCCCTCGTGCTGACGCACGATGTCGCTGACCCAGTTGATAACGTCATTAAGGCTCAATATACGGCTCCTGATAGGCAATATTCATGATGACTATACCCTAAATAATTCAAGTTGCAGGACGGTGGCAACGCAGCGATAAATGGGTTGGGAACCCATTTAAACCGCGTTTGCGCTGAACCTCATGGATGAGGTTCATTAATCCCCTGGAGCTTACATCAGTCAGTGACTGGGGTGAGCGAGGAAAGCTAACGTACAGGCAACTTAGAACCTGTGCCAGCAGGCGCACATTGTTGTAGCCCGTTTGCACGCCGACAGCGCACA
The sequence above is drawn from the Serratia symbiotica genome and encodes:
- the hemB gene encoding porphobilinogen synthase, with the translated sequence MSHAFQGSFPGRRMRRMRRHDFSRRLAAENQLTVNDLIYPVFVMEGNNRQEQVATMPDVSRMTIDLLIKEAETIAMLGVPVISLFPVIEPGLKSLHAEESYNPDGLVQRAVRALKDAVPELGILTDVALDPYTTHGQDGVIDEQGYVINDITKDILVRQALSHAEAGAEIVAPSDMMDGRIGAIRYCLEQQGQVNTQIMAYSAKYASYYYSPFRDALGSSNNLQGGCKKSYQMNPANSDEALQEIAQDLQEGADMVMVKPGMPYLDVVYRVKSTFGVPTFAYQVSGEYAMHMAAIQNGWLPEQPTVMESLIGFKRAGADGVLTYFAKRVAQWLHDGAMQR
- the tatC gene encoding Sec-independent protein translocase subunit TatC, translating into MAVEDTQPLISHLIELRKRLLNSIISVLVIFLVLVYFANDIYQWVAAPLIKQLPVGASMIATDVASPFFTPIKLTLVVSVFVSAPMILYQVWAFIAPALYQHERRLMVPLLVSSSLLFYLGVAFAYFIVFPLAFSFFAKTAPVGVMIATDINNYLDFVMALFMAFGVAFEVPVAIILLCWSGVTSPEDLKKKRPYVLVGAFVVGMLLTPPDVFSQTLLAIPMYLLYEVGIFFARFYTGKRNAPPEGENQGEEPPVS
- the tatB gene encoding Sec-independent protein translocase protein TatB — protein: MFDIGFSELLLVLVIGLVVLGPERLPVAVRTVSSWVRALRSLAASVQHELAQELKLQERQDSLKKAEQAGLQHLTPELKASMEELKEATESLKRTYQGERTSPLHNPQVTDPAASHAGVTPTVVEPQPATSSVATPSITTASEPVAEKTSSSHQPSGDR
- the tatA gene encoding twin-arginine translocase TatA/TatE family subunit is translated as MGSISITQLLVIAVIVVLLFGTKKLRTLGSDLGASIKDFKKAIGDETPPPTQTAEKSSLDDADFTAKPITDKPPEVKTENPQKKEQV
- the ubiB gene encoding ubiquinone biosynthesis regulatory protein kinase UbiB, translating into MTPGELCRLYLIVRVFLSYGLDELIPKMRLTPLLRFGRRLLFWMPNRHQDKPLGERLRLALQDLGPVWIKFGQMMSTRRDLFPPHIADQLTLLQDRVSPFDGALARKSIEQTMGGPLEAWFDEFDPQALASASIAQVHSARMKTTGQEVVLKVIRPDIEPIIKADVRLMYRLAGWVPMLMPDGRRLRPREVVREYEKTLLDELNLLREAANAIQLRRNFEGSSMLYVPEVYADYCRENVLVMERIYGIPVSDINALEQQGTNMKLLAERGVQVFFTQVFRDSFFHADMHPGNIFVSYQHPEDPCYIGIDCGIVGSLNKDDKRYLAENFIAFFNRDYRKVAELHVDSGWVPRDTNVEDFEFAIRTVCEPIFEKPLAEISFGNVLLNLFNTARRFNMEVQPQLVLLQKTLLYVEGLGRQLYPQLDLWTTAKPFLESWLRDQVGIPAAIRALKEKAPFWAEKLPELPELFYHSLQQHKLLLQSVDKLTEQMQVQRVRQGQSRYLLGVGATLLVSGTLLLLGQVALFPVWIMAAGVICWVIGWQRTP
- the ubiJ gene encoding ubiquinone biosynthesis protein UbiJ; translated protein: MLFTPLLTGALETSLNSLLFHDRSMKSARQRLAGKVLRIELKELASPLVLVFSERRVDVLGQYEDNADCTVRSRIPALLKLRDRQQLPVLMRCGELMAEGDIQVVQQWVALLDLAEWDPAEWLAPYIGDIAAQGITQALGKGASLLKAGLQRWQHEMAETLTEEWRVAPGSREVAWFNEDVDAVTHSTQALIARMNQLEGKR
- the ubiE gene encoding bifunctional demethylmenaquinone methyltransferase/2-methoxy-6-polyprenyl-1,4-benzoquinol methylase UbiE, with protein sequence MAEQPQKTTDFGFRTVARDEKQAMVADVFHSVAAKYDVMNDLMSFGIHRIWKRFTIDCSGVRRGQRVLDLAGGTGDLAAKFSGIVGEQGLVVLADINDSMLKVGRDKLRDRGIVGNISYVQANAEALPFPDNYFDCITIAFGLRNVTEKDKALRSMFRVLKPGGRLLVLEFSKPRLAPLNKAYDAYSFHVLPKIGALVVKDPDSYRYLAESIRMHPDQETLKGMMVNAGFDNVTYFNLTGGIVALHRGFKF
- the rmuC gene encoding DNA recombination protein RmuC, producing MDSSLVYGIGGGGIGLLLGWLIASLLAQQTNARYETELRLLEQALQQVQQAAAAREETLRHHEQQMRQNELELRNLHSQLATGQEKLQQLNHWRNECELLNQELRAQREVNSAQEAELREVTIRLEETRMAAEEKQRLLINSEQRLTTQFENLANRIFEHSGRKVDEQNQQSLDRLLLPLREQLDGFRRQVQDSFGQEARERHTLTHEIRHLQQLNAQMAREAINLTKALKGGNKTQGNWGEVVLSRVLEASGLREGHEYETQVNVRVDHHSRMQPDVIVRLPQGKDVVIDAKVSLIAYERYFNGEDEAQREAALNEHIASLRGHIRLLGHKDYQQLPGLRSLDYVLMFIPIEPAFLLAIDRAPEMISEALKHNIMLVSPTTLLVALRTITNLWRYEHQSQNAQHIADRAAKLYDKMRLFVDDMSALGQSLDKAQDSYRQAMNKLSTGRGNLIGQTEGFRTLGVEVKRPINPLLAQQASAQQHEAEAAVGNQPASMLPQAEEDPPAGKANAVSPP
- a CDS encoding OprD family outer membrane porin, producing the protein MKNSASWGVIAIALLSTTAQSADKSLVDSSFFKDSQAEISLKNYWKYLKDDADIAKPQEIHSAWGQGLALGYQSGYLADILGVNLDYYSAVKLGASDAFNSRGVLYNNKLNDGKDNAAGFSKIGQRYIKLKGEVGGATLNAQWGWQTLRDYGVISRSTRLSPSSYLGWSGGATRAGLSFRGAYIERSMARNSPESLRLQTNDGRVIGHLATAELGYKNDLFNGQLAYGESQDYLRRQILRLAFSPDEKLTLGSQIYTTQALDGYQAMALSKRHFDRNANHYAFDAKWQEPRWNLKLGIAHTRAPKGEGALGFYPRHMTKDSRGTFTSMANVEAYMADGETMLGMEAEYRMTPEFTAGLLGTYGQFDYQGARVRLGEINAFGRWTPSHHKLKNLTVLAIVGPGWSYKHQNNTPVIADGRYQTSHSLAAEFIAEYRFKLF
- a CDS encoding histidine phosphatase family protein codes for the protein MKIKTWLLTTVLTLSSISAFTASAVENDSINIYFARHGKTILNTYDRVQGWSDSPLTPAGVETARYLGAGLKEIAFDRYYTSDAGHQRETMQVILKERVQPNVKVTELPDLREMFFGGYEGLRNEEMTNATAKKLGIASGAVMLQQVNEGRLRLITLVNAISQSDDKKEAENALQIKTRMQRALNTMVQDAVKAGDKNILAVSSGLSMLMMISDMTDDPKKDKPLENAAVVKISYKNGKYTVKDVGDFSYVTKGKAIINKTQ
- a CDS encoding DedA family protein, whose translation is MSLNDVINWVSDIVRQHEGWAIPIIFFLAFGESLAFLSLLLPATVILLALGALIGESGIAFWPIWAAAAVGAFFGDWLSYWIGHHYQHRVVDMWPLSRNPQLLTRGHAFFERWGVLGIFIGRFFGPLRAVVPLVGGICGMPQGYFQLANITSAMIWAFGILAPGALGIKWLSQWLG